In Apis cerana isolate GH-2021 linkage group LG5, AcerK_1.0, whole genome shotgun sequence, a single genomic region encodes these proteins:
- the LOC107994343 gene encoding protein shifted isoform X2, with product MQWAAAALASAAIALLLDTAAARHHHRSGNGHKPTGDISLWIDQQQIKMFSGVEMEIFAITEGRVLPYLLDPEFESKLPIIPSEVTYVNFTWKSGVKKYYYNFYRLKSFDETILKTPYITIKTQGRVPKRPKEPNPGPCPDGYLGPPHCKKALCYPNCMNGGNCTAPGVCSCPPGFQGPYCEGGICAEKCLNGGKCVQKDTCECPKGYFGLHCEFSKCVIPCLNGGKCKGNNVCRCPAGFKGDHCEIGRRSPQRSACTRACRNGTCQPDNTCLCEPGWFGKLCNKNKPWA from the exons ATGCAGTGGGCCGCAGCCGCCCTGGCCTCGGCGGCTATCGCTCTGCTTCTGGACACGGCGGCCGCAAGGCATCACCATCGTTCTGGCAATGGACACAAACCAACCGGTGACATTTCCCTCTGGATCGATCAGCAACAGATCAAAATGTTCAGCG GAgttgaaatggaaatatttgcgATTACGGAAGGTAGAGTCTTACCTTATCTATTGGATCCAGAATTCGAAAGTAAACTTCCGATTATTCCGAGCGAAGTAACATATGTGAATTTTACATGGAAATCcggtgtaaaaaaatattattataatttttatcgattaaaatcttTCGACGAAACAATTCTGAAAACTCCATATATTACAATCAAAACGCAAGGAAGAGTACCTAAAAGACCTAAGg aACCTAATCCTGGACCTTGTCCAGATGGATATTTAGGTCCACCTCATTGTAAAAAGGCATTGTGTTATCCAAACTGTATGAATGGTGGAAATTGTACAGCACCTGGTGTTTGTTCATGTCCACCAGGATTTCAAGGACCATATTGTGAAGGag GTATATGTgcagaaaaatgtttaaatggaGGGAAATGTGTACAGAAAGATACTTGTGAATGTCCAAAAGGTTATTTTGGATTACATTGTGAATTTT caaaatgTGTAATACCCTGTTTAAATGGAGGAAAATGCAAAGGGAATAATGTATGTAGATGTCCTGCTGGTTTTAAAGGTGATCATTGTGAAATTGGTAGACGATCTCCACAACGTTCAGCGTGCACAAGAGCATGCAGAAATGGGACTTGTCAACCTGATAATACATGTCTTTGTGAACCTGGTTGGTTTGGAAAGttgtgcaataaaaataagccATGGGCTTGA
- the LOC107994346 gene encoding 5-demethoxyubiquinone hydroxylase, mitochondrial, whose product MLHLRQYGIRLASTSAISGTTKPGKLLDSIIRVDHAGELGADRIYAGQMAVLGRTSVGPTIQHMWDQEKKHRAKFEELITKYRVRPTVLIPIWNVAGFILGAGTALMGEKAAMACTVAVETVITEHYNDQLRALVENEEKVDEEILETIKKFRDEEQEHHDTGIEHGAEQAPFYQALTNIIKFGCKTAISISKVI is encoded by the exons atgctGCATCTCAGACAATATGGGATTCGATTGGCTAGCACATCAGCAATTTCAGGAACAACTAAACcaggaaaattattagattcaaTTATAAGAGTAGATCATGCTGGAGAATTAGGAGCAGATAGAATATATGCTGGACAAATGGCTGTTTTAg GTAGAACTTCTGTTGGCCCAACTATTCAACATATGTGGGATCAAGAGAAAAAACATCGtgcaaaatttgaagaattaattacaaaatatcgtGTAAGACCCACTGTCTTAATACCTATTTGGAATGTTGCTGGATTTATTCTTGGTGCTGGTACAGCACTTATGGGAGAAAAAGCAGCTATGGCTTGCACTGTAGCTGTTGAAACAGTAATTACAGAGCATTATAATGATCAATTGCGCGCATTagtagaaaatgaagaaaaagtagatgaagaaattttagaaacaattaaaaaattccgtGATGAAGAACAAGAACATCATGACACAGGTATAGAACATGGTGCAGAACAAGCCCCATTTTATCAAgctttaacaaatattattaaatttggcTGTAAAACTGCTATATCAATATCTAaagttatatga
- the LOC107994343 gene encoding protein shifted isoform X1, producing MQWAAAALASAAIALLLDTAAARHHHRSGNGHKPTGDISLWIDQQQIKMFSGVEMEIFAITEGRVLPYLLDPEFESKLPIIPSEVTYVNFTWKSGVKKYYYNFYRLKSFDETILKTPYITIKTQGRVPKRPKEFSVLLPCSGNNSGIAQLGIGLMIETRKGKPLNGTPLRLNLRKECTVREPNPGPCPDGYLGPPHCKKALCYPNCMNGGNCTAPGVCSCPPGFQGPYCEGGICAEKCLNGGKCVQKDTCECPKGYFGLHCEFSKCVIPCLNGGKCKGNNVCRCPAGFKGDHCEIGRRSPQRSACTRACRNGTCQPDNTCLCEPGWFGKLCNKNKPWA from the exons ATGCAGTGGGCCGCAGCCGCCCTGGCCTCGGCGGCTATCGCTCTGCTTCTGGACACGGCGGCCGCAAGGCATCACCATCGTTCTGGCAATGGACACAAACCAACCGGTGACATTTCCCTCTGGATCGATCAGCAACAGATCAAAATGTTCAGCG GAgttgaaatggaaatatttgcgATTACGGAAGGTAGAGTCTTACCTTATCTATTGGATCCAGAATTCGAAAGTAAACTTCCGATTATTCCGAGCGAAGTAACATATGTGAATTTTACATGGAAATCcggtgtaaaaaaatattattataatttttatcgattaaaatcttTCGACGAAACAATTCTGAAAACTCCATATATTACAATCAAAACGCAAGGAAGAGTACCTAAAAGACCTAAGg AATTTAGCGTCTTATTACCCTGTTCCGGTAATAATTCGGGCATTGCGCAATTGGGCATCGGTCTGATGATTGAGACACGTAAGGGGAAACCTTTAAATGGGACACCCCTTCGTCTTAACCTGAGAAAAGAATGCACCGTGCGCG aACCTAATCCTGGACCTTGTCCAGATGGATATTTAGGTCCACCTCATTGTAAAAAGGCATTGTGTTATCCAAACTGTATGAATGGTGGAAATTGTACAGCACCTGGTGTTTGTTCATGTCCACCAGGATTTCAAGGACCATATTGTGAAGGag GTATATGTgcagaaaaatgtttaaatggaGGGAAATGTGTACAGAAAGATACTTGTGAATGTCCAAAAGGTTATTTTGGATTACATTGTGAATTTT caaaatgTGTAATACCCTGTTTAAATGGAGGAAAATGCAAAGGGAATAATGTATGTAGATGTCCTGCTGGTTTTAAAGGTGATCATTGTGAAATTGGTAGACGATCTCCACAACGTTCAGCGTGCACAAGAGCATGCAGAAATGGGACTTGTCAACCTGATAATACATGTCTTTGTGAACCTGGTTGGTTTGGAAAGttgtgcaataaaaataagccATGGGCTTGA